From Chryseobacterium shandongense, the proteins below share one genomic window:
- a CDS encoding SRPBCC family protein, giving the protein MPEIQLTTVIKADIQTVFDLSRDIDLHQKSTFKTDEKAIAGRTSGLIEEGETVTWRARHLGIYQKLTTKIIAMNKPYHFTDIMQKGAFKSMKHQHIFSQQSDNTIMTDIFEFQSPFGIIGKVFDALLLKNYMKNFLLERNKLIKTVAENNQKRERSERQNS; this is encoded by the coding sequence ATGCCTGAAATTCAGTTAACAACCGTAATAAAAGCTGACATTCAAACCGTTTTCGATTTATCAAGAGATATTGATCTGCATCAGAAATCAACTTTTAAAACAGACGAAAAAGCAATTGCAGGACGAACTTCAGGACTGATTGAAGAAGGCGAAACGGTAACATGGAGAGCCAGACACTTAGGAATCTATCAAAAATTGACAACAAAAATCATCGCTATGAATAAGCCGTATCATTTTACAGACATCATGCAGAAAGGTGCTTTCAAATCCATGAAACACCAGCACATTTTCAGTCAGCAGAGTGACAATACAATTATGACCGATATTTTCGAATTTCAATCCCCTTTTGGAATCATAGGAAAAGTTTTTGATGCTCTGTTGCTTAAAAATTACATGAAAAACTTTCTTTTGGAGAGAAACAAATTGATAAAAACTGTCGCAGAAAATAATCAGAAGCGCGAGCGAAGCGAGCGTCAAAACAGTTAG